In one window of Allorhodopirellula heiligendammensis DNA:
- a CDS encoding TIGR00266 family protein has translation MISIACNNCQKRYRLDDKFAGKRAKCKECGQIMAIPAPAASDDAYLPPAQDPPPAPVAADLAVTPAKRPTPQPPTPPSLPVAKPAPIAAAPLATGGASPVRPATTSATGPAATAGRARGEESKTLRGTTSQLQYEISQRPDFSIVNIQIPQGRKLYAEPSAMVSMTPSMHLEAGFKGGLGKTLGRMLGGESLIINTFTAQSGPGEVMFAGGAAGDIAYHRLEGNSLYLQRGAYMLNSEGVEVSGKWQGAKGFFSGEGLVLLKATGTGDIFFNSYGAIIPIDVTEGFIVDTGYIVAFEESLQYRVTVLPGLRTAGKIKSFFFGGEGLVCQFAGTGRVWVQTRQVKSFLSWVHGFRPTKSN, from the coding sequence ATGATCAGCATCGCCTGTAACAATTGCCAAAAACGCTACCGATTGGACGACAAATTTGCTGGCAAGAGAGCCAAGTGCAAAGAGTGCGGCCAAATCATGGCCATCCCCGCCCCTGCGGCGAGTGATGATGCCTACCTGCCACCCGCGCAGGACCCACCTCCTGCGCCTGTGGCGGCAGATCTAGCAGTCACTCCCGCGAAACGACCAACTCCGCAACCCCCAACACCGCCCTCACTCCCGGTCGCCAAACCAGCCCCGATCGCTGCCGCCCCGCTCGCCACCGGCGGAGCGTCACCGGTCCGGCCAGCGACGACTTCCGCAACGGGTCCCGCCGCTACTGCGGGGCGCGCTCGCGGGGAGGAATCGAAAACACTGCGTGGGACCACCAGTCAACTGCAGTACGAGATCAGTCAACGTCCGGATTTCTCAATCGTCAACATCCAAATACCGCAAGGACGCAAGCTATATGCTGAGCCTTCTGCGATGGTTTCGATGACACCATCGATGCACTTGGAAGCTGGCTTCAAAGGCGGTCTCGGAAAAACGCTAGGTCGGATGCTGGGCGGCGAGAGTTTAATAATCAACACCTTCACTGCTCAAAGTGGCCCCGGTGAGGTGATGTTCGCTGGCGGTGCAGCAGGTGACATCGCCTATCATCGCCTCGAAGGCAATTCGCTATACCTTCAACGGGGCGCGTACATGCTCAATAGCGAAGGCGTCGAAGTCTCCGGAAAATGGCAGGGTGCCAAAGGATTCTTCAGTGGCGAGGGGCTCGTTTTGCTCAAAGCCACTGGCACCGGCGATATCTTTTTCAATTCCTACGGCGCGATTATTCCGATCGACGTGACGGAGGGCTTCATCGTCGACACCGGATACATCGTCGCCTTCGAAGAGTCGCTGCAGTACCGCGTCACCGTTCTGCCGGGACTACGCACCGCAGGGAAAATCAAGTCGTTTTTCTTCGGCGGCGAAGGACTCGTATGTCAGTTCGCTGGCACCGGCCGCGTCTGGGTACAAACACGCCAGGTCAAATCATTTCTATCCTGGGTCCACGGCTTTCGACCTACCAAGAGCAACTGA
- a CDS encoding TIGR00266 family protein has translation MQHQLLAQPAMSIAKLSMQAGESITCEVGAMIAMTSGFSVETTSRNKGGGGGIAKGLKRMFAGENFFLNHFTATASDQTLMIGPGLLGDIMHYPLAGSTLIVQGSSWLASAVGIEIDATWQGFGKALFSGEGMFWVKCSGSGDLFLNSFGSIYQVNVNGEYVVDTGHIVAFDDTLQFRIGKAGSSLVGSILGGEGLVCKFSGQGKLYCQSHNPPSFGKLLGPKLKAR, from the coding sequence ATGCAACATCAACTGCTCGCCCAACCGGCGATGTCGATCGCTAAATTGTCCATGCAGGCTGGCGAATCGATCACCTGCGAAGTCGGTGCGATGATCGCCATGACCAGCGGTTTTAGCGTCGAGACAACGTCCCGAAATAAGGGCGGCGGCGGTGGTATCGCCAAAGGTCTCAAACGCATGTTTGCCGGTGAGAACTTTTTTCTCAATCACTTTACCGCCACAGCTTCCGACCAGACGCTGATGATCGGTCCTGGATTGCTAGGCGATATTATGCACTACCCGCTCGCCGGCAGCACGCTGATCGTGCAGGGATCAAGTTGGTTGGCATCGGCCGTTGGAATTGAGATCGACGCAACTTGGCAGGGCTTCGGGAAAGCCTTGTTCAGCGGCGAGGGAATGTTCTGGGTTAAGTGTAGCGGTAGCGGTGATCTCTTCCTGAATAGTTTTGGCTCGATCTACCAGGTTAACGTCAACGGCGAATACGTGGTGGATACCGGTCACATCGTGGCGTTTGATGACACCTTGCAGTTCCGCATCGGAAAAGCCGGCTCGAGCCTTGTCGGGAGTATTCTCGGCGGCGAAGGCCTGGTTTGCAAATTCAGCGGCCAGGGCAAACTCTATTGCCAAAGTCATAATCCACCTAGCTTTGGTAAATTGCTCGGCCCCAAACTCAAGGCACGATAA
- a CDS encoding TIGR00266 family protein — MMQAEIHDRPSFANIRVHLEPGEEIIAEADAMASMSASIEMKTQWSGGFVNGVLKRIFGSESMFVNTFSTQSGGDIVLTQPFPGDIQCLELNGNTMFLQPGAFIACEPGVKLGLGWAGFRMFIAREGLFRLKVSGKGRIWFGAYGGIFQREIDSDYIVDTGHLVAYEPTIGIQIAMAGGLFSSFFSGEGLVTRVSGPGRIYMQSRSFDGLAAWTNSHLY; from the coding sequence ATGATGCAAGCCGAAATTCATGACCGACCCTCCTTCGCCAACATCCGAGTTCACTTAGAGCCCGGTGAAGAGATCATTGCCGAAGCGGACGCCATGGCCAGTATGAGCGCGTCGATCGAGATGAAGACGCAGTGGAGTGGCGGATTCGTCAATGGTGTCCTGAAACGAATCTTCGGCAGCGAGTCCATGTTCGTCAACACGTTCTCTACACAAAGTGGTGGCGACATTGTGCTCACTCAACCCTTCCCCGGCGACATCCAGTGCCTCGAACTCAACGGGAACACCATGTTCCTGCAACCAGGCGCATTCATCGCCTGTGAACCTGGCGTGAAACTTGGCTTGGGCTGGGCGGGCTTTCGGATGTTCATCGCTCGCGAAGGATTGTTCCGACTCAAAGTCAGCGGCAAGGGACGTATCTGGTTCGGTGCCTATGGCGGAATTTTCCAACGTGAAATCGATAGCGACTACATTGTCGATACTGGGCATTTGGTAGCCTACGAACCGACGATCGGTATTCAAATCGCCATGGCAGGCGGTCTGTTCTCAAGCTTTTTCAGCGGTGAAGGTTTAGTCACACGGGTGTCTGGGCCTGGCCGTATTTATATGCAGTCGCGATCGTTCGACGGTCTTGCGGCATGGACCAATTCGCACCTCTACTGA
- a CDS encoding M48 family metallopeptidase, with translation MQTIYSGGVFSDSLPDGRAGGEVELAPAGVSVRCPDGESFVIPYRDCQVEMGGYHGRMIFCRNPDRSLTIYSDDSKFRRDLSLAAAGTLDNQLAISHRQRRSESRRSLFYASAFLLALAVLVVGGYFGIRRAAKAAVLALPTSVDEQIGNAAMKSMTLEGPPVKDRVVVDAMQTIVDRLAPAAAIPGLKFNVQVVESPTVNAFALPGGHIVIYTGLIESAKTPEQVAAVLAHEMSHVTLRHGLQRVGQSLGVWAGLTLLIGDVSGLMGAGVDLFHTASINHYSREHENEADREGVQMLQAARIDPAGMPQFFSIMAKDHAELPGIFTWVSTHPDEASRIADVKAQIANLPPQEYRPLDIDWAEVQTHLHNLPANQPQGE, from the coding sequence ATGCAAACCATCTATTCTGGAGGTGTTTTCAGCGACTCACTCCCTGATGGGCGAGCTGGCGGGGAGGTTGAACTCGCCCCAGCGGGAGTTTCCGTGCGCTGCCCCGACGGGGAATCCTTCGTCATTCCCTACCGCGACTGCCAAGTCGAGATGGGAGGCTATCACGGCCGGATGATCTTTTGTCGCAATCCCGATCGTTCGCTCACCATCTACTCAGATGATTCCAAGTTTCGCCGAGACCTTTCTCTGGCGGCGGCGGGAACCCTTGATAACCAACTGGCCATTTCCCACCGGCAACGTCGCAGTGAGTCGAGGCGCAGTCTGTTTTATGCGTCGGCGTTCCTGCTCGCGCTGGCCGTGTTGGTTGTTGGAGGATATTTCGGCATCCGACGCGCTGCCAAAGCTGCGGTGCTGGCATTGCCCACCAGCGTCGACGAGCAGATTGGAAATGCGGCAATGAAGTCGATGACTTTGGAGGGGCCACCGGTGAAGGACAGAGTCGTCGTTGACGCGATGCAGACGATCGTTGACCGATTGGCCCCCGCAGCGGCCATTCCAGGACTGAAATTCAACGTGCAGGTCGTCGAGTCGCCGACAGTCAATGCTTTTGCGCTGCCAGGAGGACACATTGTCATTTACACGGGGTTGATCGAAAGTGCAAAGACGCCCGAGCAGGTTGCCGCCGTCCTGGCGCACGAGATGTCCCACGTGACATTGCGACATGGTCTGCAGCGTGTCGGCCAATCGCTCGGCGTGTGGGCTGGGTTGACACTGTTGATCGGCGATGTCAGCGGCCTGATGGGCGCCGGGGTCGATCTTTTTCACACCGCATCGATCAATCACTACTCCCGCGAACACGAGAACGAGGCGGACCGTGAGGGCGTGCAAATGCTCCAAGCAGCTAGGATCGACCCGGCTGGCATGCCCCAGTTTTTCTCGATCATGGCGAAGGATCATGCTGAACTACCAGGAATTTTCACGTGGGTCAGCACGCACCCGGACGAGGCGTCTAGAATAGCCGACGTCAAAGCTCAGATTGCGAATTTGCCGCCGCAAGAGTATCGCCCTCTCGACATCGACTGGGCCGAAGTGCAGACACATCTTCATAACCTTCCCGCTAATCAACCGCAGGGCGAATGA
- a CDS encoding HPF/RaiA family ribosome-associated protein, protein MQIQTHTDNHIRGGEALYAHVQESVENALERYEQRITRIEVFLAEEHAHDKHVGHNEDLDKRCVMEARLRGLKPISVRHHSTTVRDAFEGAADKLLHLVEKTIGRLDQRREQVTYDVESLT, encoded by the coding sequence ATGCAGATTCAAACTCACACCGACAACCACATCCGAGGCGGCGAAGCACTTTATGCTCACGTGCAGGAATCCGTTGAGAACGCGTTGGAGCGATACGAGCAACGGATCACACGTATCGAGGTGTTTTTAGCGGAGGAGCATGCTCATGACAAACATGTCGGGCATAATGAGGACCTCGACAAGCGGTGTGTGATGGAAGCTCGTTTACGCGGTCTGAAACCCATTTCGGTGCGTCATCACAGCACCACAGTCCGCGATGCATTCGAGGGCGCGGCCGATAAACTGTTACACTTGGTGGAGAAAACGATCGGTCGACTCGACCAACGTCGCGAACAGGTGACGTATGACGTTGAGTCACTCACCTAA
- a CDS encoding DUF4013 domain-containing protein yields the protein MSWAGTVDPISSERQLSQETVIDAPPGVANGLELTWARHLWALLAATVWNLWCLGWLVLLLAVVTAIPVLQITVLGYLLFVAGRLAGGETLRHSLPGLTKAGQIGVIAASLGLASLPIRMLVHWESVVAIIEPSSRAAVALRMLAIIVSALTTVYLWWAWVRGGRLWHFVWPEPMRFLREVWRPETWSNTADRIWEFAVSLRLPMLFWLGLRGAAGTLIWLLPAMLIMVVTRDGQRAVAGVIGVIALILLGYVLLTLPMLQAHFAAEKRFRAMFQWRQVRRDLRYAPWSYAGAMFLTLVVLPLPLYLLKIEATPQEIAWLPCLIFVSFMLPARIATGLALRRCRRLRTAADAGEETHRGQTQRICTIVSRWTVRLLVAPAIVVVYLIVLGGSQYTSWDGVDTWVRQHALLVPVPFVGL from the coding sequence ATGAGCTGGGCGGGCACGGTCGATCCAATTTCTTCCGAGCGGCAGTTGTCGCAGGAAACCGTCATTGACGCGCCGCCCGGGGTAGCGAACGGCCTTGAGTTGACGTGGGCGAGGCACCTCTGGGCACTGCTCGCAGCAACTGTGTGGAATCTATGGTGCCTGGGCTGGCTCGTGTTACTGCTGGCTGTGGTGACAGCCATTCCGGTGCTGCAGATCACAGTGCTGGGTTATTTGTTATTTGTGGCAGGACGACTGGCTGGTGGCGAAACGCTGCGTCACAGTCTGCCTGGACTGACCAAAGCGGGACAGATTGGGGTAATCGCTGCCTCGCTGGGCCTGGCTTCATTGCCGATTCGCATGTTAGTGCACTGGGAGTCTGTCGTCGCGATCATTGAGCCGAGCTCGCGAGCAGCGGTGGCACTTCGCATGCTGGCGATTATCGTGTCCGCATTGACAACCGTCTACCTGTGGTGGGCCTGGGTTCGTGGTGGTCGGTTATGGCATTTTGTGTGGCCCGAACCCATGCGATTCTTGCGCGAAGTATGGCGCCCGGAGACGTGGTCCAACACAGCTGATCGGATTTGGGAATTTGCGGTCTCATTGCGACTTCCAATGCTGTTTTGGTTGGGACTTCGCGGCGCAGCGGGAACGCTAATCTGGTTGCTCCCGGCGATGCTGATCATGGTTGTCACGCGCGATGGTCAACGAGCGGTGGCAGGAGTTATCGGTGTGATCGCATTGATCTTGCTTGGTTATGTGCTGCTGACACTGCCCATGTTGCAGGCCCACTTCGCTGCTGAGAAACGATTTCGAGCGATGTTCCAGTGGCGGCAGGTACGGCGCGACCTGCGGTATGCTCCATGGAGCTACGCGGGAGCGATGTTTCTGACGCTTGTCGTCTTGCCGCTCCCACTGTATCTGCTCAAGATCGAAGCGACGCCGCAAGAAATTGCCTGGTTGCCCTGCCTGATCTTCGTCTCGTTCATGTTGCCAGCGAGGATCGCTACGGGGTTGGCGCTGCGGCGATGTCGACGGCTTCGAACCGCTGCGGATGCAGGAGAGGAAACTCACCGTGGGCAGACTCAACGAATTTGCACCATCGTCTCGCGGTGGACTGTTCGCTTGCTAGTCGCACCTGCGATCGTAGTCGTTTATCTCATCGTCCTCGGGGGGAGTCAGTATACGAGCTGGGACGGTGTTGATACCTGGGTTCGCCAGCACGCGTTGCTCGTACCAGTGCCGTTTGTCGGATTGTAG
- a CDS encoding AMP-binding protein produces the protein MSQHLLDAFMQNARLRPDAIALRAPNQPAQTWAELTVEVNRTRQQIECLADESVPRGTRHRGAEGIRIVYESRNLPADIVIAIACMASGVIEIPIDARLPTAIRRQISSRSKGIAWETVNKNALPARDDFASALHQLEHCAARVDPHQPSLVLWTSGTTAQPRGVMLSQHNLTTNAKAKLRAVPQCPEDIRLTLLSIAHAYARTCDMGTWLLSGCVWTLDYGTRGLERIDPAYPPTMINCVPVVAREIAARLASNDQRLNQLAVLGCGGAAMDRDLFVSLRQHGIEVIQGYGCTETSPVICSSAIGKTAEGLVGPPVDDCEIRIRDRRLYVRGPNVMLGYLDDPEATAAKIDGNGWLDTGDLVECQPDGQLRILGRADDVIVLENGFKLHPLPIEQEIVRNHPCEYAVVLSVNQQLIIALQIETLDQDEIASTIEPLLPPNTSYRCERLVPPLSLARGELTPKKTPRRRVIATRFVEP, from the coding sequence ATGAGCCAGCACTTACTCGATGCATTCATGCAGAATGCACGGCTCCGGCCGGATGCGATTGCGCTGCGTGCTCCCAACCAGCCTGCACAGACGTGGGCAGAACTCACTGTTGAAGTTAATCGGACGCGTCAGCAAATTGAATGCTTGGCTGATGAGTCCGTTCCGCGAGGTACACGTCATCGCGGAGCGGAGGGTATTCGTATCGTCTACGAAAGCCGCAATTTGCCCGCCGACATCGTAATTGCAATCGCTTGCATGGCATCAGGTGTCATCGAGATTCCGATCGATGCACGACTGCCGACGGCGATCCGGCGACAGATTTCCAGTCGCAGTAAAGGTATCGCGTGGGAAACTGTCAATAAGAACGCTCTACCGGCGAGAGATGACTTTGCGTCGGCACTGCACCAGTTGGAACATTGTGCGGCCCGCGTTGATCCTCATCAACCGAGTCTTGTCCTGTGGACCAGTGGCACGACCGCTCAACCGCGTGGCGTGATGTTGTCGCAGCACAACTTGACGACCAATGCGAAAGCAAAATTGCGTGCGGTCCCGCAATGCCCGGAGGACATTCGACTAACCCTACTATCGATTGCCCATGCCTACGCGAGAACTTGCGACATGGGAACGTGGCTACTCTCGGGTTGCGTCTGGACGCTCGACTACGGCACCCGCGGGCTCGAGCGAATCGATCCCGCCTACCCACCGACAATGATCAATTGCGTGCCGGTTGTGGCACGGGAGATCGCTGCACGGCTGGCATCAAATGATCAACGTCTAAATCAACTTGCTGTGCTTGGGTGCGGCGGGGCGGCCATGGATCGAGATTTATTCGTTAGTCTTCGGCAACACGGCATTGAGGTGATTCAGGGATACGGATGCACCGAAACGTCGCCGGTCATTTGCAGCTCGGCCATTGGCAAGACAGCGGAGGGATTGGTCGGCCCGCCGGTGGACGACTGTGAGATCCGCATCCGTGATCGCCGATTATACGTGCGCGGCCCCAATGTGATGTTGGGATATCTCGATGATCCAGAAGCAACCGCAGCAAAGATCGATGGGAATGGATGGCTGGATACCGGAGATCTGGTCGAATGTCAGCCGGACGGGCAGTTACGAATTCTCGGACGAGCTGATGACGTGATCGTACTGGAAAACGGTTTCAAACTGCATCCGCTGCCAATCGAACAGGAAATTGTTCGGAATCATCCCTGCGAGTACGCTGTTGTCCTGTCAGTCAATCAACAGCTTATCATTGCGTTGCAGATTGAGACGCTCGATCAAGATGAGATAGCGTCCACGATCGAACCGCTCCTGCCGCCCAACACGTCATATCGATGTGAGCGGCTTGTGCCGCCCCTGTCACTCGCGCGGGGGGAGTTAACGCCGAAGAAAACGCCGCGCCGCCGCGTCATTGCCACACGTTTTGTGGAACCGTAA
- a CDS encoding TrmH family RNA methyltransferase: MFIEVTDPQDPRLNAFRDVRIRDPRNGFIAEGSLVVRRLLQSELSLRSLLLHRGQESKYAALIPDSTPAFVVDPQIGEQIAGYDFHRGVLAHGECPTMLGCEELARRRPPTALALIGISDPENVGSLLRSAAALGVHDILIGPQTITPFARRVIRVSMASVFHHRFYQFDEPVKQITQLQTEGIQFAATTPAKDAIAIDTLGSELARHGTVLVVGNEASGLDRAVQDACSLRTTLPMHESTDSLNVGVAGAIFLYELSKQLR, translated from the coding sequence GTGTTCATCGAAGTCACCGACCCCCAAGACCCGCGTTTAAACGCCTTCCGCGATGTGCGGATCCGAGATCCCCGCAATGGTTTCATCGCTGAAGGCTCATTGGTGGTGCGACGACTTCTCCAAAGCGAATTATCGTTGCGATCGTTACTGCTTCACCGTGGGCAAGAATCGAAGTATGCCGCACTGATCCCTGACTCAACGCCAGCGTTTGTGGTCGATCCTCAGATTGGGGAGCAGATTGCCGGCTACGATTTTCATCGCGGCGTGTTGGCTCACGGCGAGTGCCCCACCATGCTGGGGTGCGAGGAACTTGCCCGCCGCCGACCGCCCACCGCACTCGCACTCATCGGGATCAGCGATCCCGAAAATGTGGGTAGCCTGCTGCGTTCGGCGGCTGCTCTTGGTGTTCACGATATATTGATCGGTCCCCAAACCATCACTCCGTTCGCTCGCCGAGTCATCCGGGTCAGCATGGCCTCGGTTTTTCATCATCGCTTTTATCAATTCGATGAACCTGTTAAACAAATCACGCAGCTGCAGACCGAGGGCATCCAGTTCGCCGCCACCACGCCCGCTAAGGACGCCATCGCAATTGACACTTTAGGCAGCGAACTTGCTCGCCACGGAACTGTACTGGTTGTCGGAAATGAGGCCAGCGGGCTCGACCGCGCCGTCCAGGATGCTTGCTCCCTTCGCACCACGCTGCCGATGCACGAATCGACCGACAGTCTCAACGTGGGTGTCGCTGGTGCGATCTTTTTGTACGAGTTGAGCAAGCAACTTCGATGA
- a CDS encoding TolC family protein yields the protein MDRHPHKDCLETPSHVPTTKPSKTRTGNVQTQRTRARRRRLAAILCGCVASIATVGCNLAQKIPDGPHDTVMSYHDHSALKIEYPEVQDCATPQTAAAAAATTPNALQDPSQLPAVEITLQDAIRTALANSPVLRSIGGTIITSPAAMRTVYDPSLAHASPQLGVEAALSAFDAQYSQSLFWNKVDAPRNLNPAAIGGGGGGVTNLFPTYTNQTLGTYNNEIRKKTATGATFALRNNVTYTRTDDPSRRSQLFPSAFTGFMEAEYRQPLMRGAGTTYNRIVGTSTIPGTYNGVLIARVNEDVALADFEAAVISMVSDVEQAYWELAASYRVLEATVKGRESALQTYQYQQVRLDVGAGRSDEEAQARSQYYEFEAQVQSALAGDAGLYQVEQRLRYLIGMPASDGTLLKPTTAPLDAKVVFDWQSALGQALVRRVEVRRQKYNVKRRELELVAARLNRRPQADFVGTYRWVGLGDHLIGNSSGAPYNQNLFSSVTSGQYQQWGAGVEFSAPIGLRAASNAVAHANLNLQRERSLLNETELRISHDLSASARSIDLTYQLVETNYNRYLADLRQVDVLRRRYIDGTDNINFLLQAQRRVVVSEAEFYRSISNYNLAIRDFHMQKGSLLAYAEIGLAEGPWCPGAERDAYELGRFLEPSHHPEDICVPRPISSGPFDPSETQPGVGGGYTTDQMIDVGISSPGDAEFVSPLPLSDGNGLAE from the coding sequence ATGGATCGGCACCCCCACAAAGACTGCCTCGAAACACCGAGCCACGTCCCAACAACGAAGCCATCAAAGACTCGTACCGGTAACGTGCAGACGCAACGTACTCGTGCACGTCGACGGCGGTTGGCTGCGATTCTCTGTGGATGTGTCGCATCGATTGCCACGGTAGGCTGCAATCTAGCCCAGAAGATTCCCGATGGTCCGCACGATACGGTGATGTCCTATCACGATCACTCGGCGTTGAAGATTGAATATCCTGAGGTTCAGGATTGTGCGACGCCCCAGACAGCGGCGGCCGCAGCAGCAACGACGCCAAATGCCTTGCAGGATCCCTCGCAACTACCGGCTGTCGAGATCACGCTGCAAGACGCTATCCGCACGGCGCTGGCCAACAGCCCTGTGCTGCGATCGATCGGCGGTACCATCATCACCAGTCCAGCGGCGATGCGGACCGTTTACGATCCCAGTCTGGCGCACGCCAGTCCCCAGCTCGGTGTGGAAGCGGCATTGTCAGCCTTTGACGCTCAGTACTCCCAGTCCTTGTTTTGGAACAAGGTTGACGCACCTCGCAACCTCAATCCAGCAGCCATTGGAGGCGGCGGTGGTGGTGTGACCAACCTGTTCCCGACGTATACCAACCAAACGCTGGGAACCTACAACAACGAGATTCGCAAGAAGACGGCGACCGGGGCCACATTCGCGTTACGCAACAATGTGACGTACACACGTACTGACGACCCCAGCCGTCGTAGCCAATTGTTCCCCAGTGCCTTCACGGGCTTCATGGAAGCCGAGTACCGGCAGCCGCTGATGAGAGGAGCCGGTACTACGTACAATCGGATTGTCGGCACCAGCACAATCCCCGGCACCTACAACGGTGTGTTAATTGCGCGTGTGAACGAGGATGTGGCACTCGCAGATTTCGAAGCCGCTGTGATATCCATGGTTTCGGATGTCGAGCAAGCCTACTGGGAACTGGCGGCATCCTACCGGGTTCTTGAAGCGACCGTGAAGGGACGCGAATCTGCTCTCCAAACCTATCAATACCAGCAGGTGCGGTTGGACGTGGGTGCCGGCCGTAGCGACGAAGAAGCTCAGGCTCGATCGCAGTATTACGAATTCGAAGCACAAGTCCAATCGGCACTCGCTGGTGATGCGGGCCTGTACCAAGTTGAGCAGCGGCTACGTTACCTAATCGGCATGCCCGCCAGCGACGGGACTTTGCTCAAGCCCACGACCGCGCCACTGGACGCCAAGGTTGTGTTCGACTGGCAGAGCGCCCTCGGCCAAGCACTTGTACGCCGCGTCGAAGTCCGTCGCCAAAAATACAATGTGAAACGTCGCGAACTCGAATTGGTTGCGGCGAGATTGAATCGACGGCCGCAAGCAGACTTTGTAGGTACCTACCGCTGGGTCGGTTTGGGAGATCACCTGATCGGCAATAGTTCCGGCGCGCCCTACAATCAAAACCTATTCAGTTCTGTGACCAGTGGTCAGTATCAGCAGTGGGGCGCGGGGGTCGAGTTCTCAGCACCGATCGGCCTGCGTGCTGCCAGCAACGCGGTTGCCCACGCAAACTTAAATCTTCAGCGTGAACGCTCCCTGCTCAATGAAACCGAACTGCGGATCAGCCACGATCTGTCAGCGTCCGCGCGATCCATCGATCTGACTTATCAGCTCGTCGAAACCAATTACAATCGCTATCTCGCCGACCTTCGCCAGGTCGACGTGCTGCGACGACGGTATATCGACGGCACCGATAACATTAACTTTCTCTTGCAGGCCCAGCGACGCGTGGTGGTCTCGGAAGCGGAGTTTTATCGTTCGATCTCGAACTACAACCTCGCGATCCGTGACTTCCACATGCAAAAAGGTTCTCTACTCGCCTACGCGGAAATTGGTTTGGCTGAAGGTCCTTGGTGCCCCGGTGCGGAGCGAGACGCGTACGAACTGGGACGGTTCTTGGAACCCAGTCACCATCCAGAAGATATCTGCGTACCTCGTCCGATCAGCTCGGGACCTTTCGATCCCTCAGAAACCCAACCGGGCGTAGGGGGCGGGTACACCACCGATCAGATGATCGATGTGGGCATCAGTTCTCCCGGCGACGCGGAATTTGTCAGCCCGCTGCCGCTGAGCGATGGCAATGGACTTGCCGAATAG